CTGAGAAATAATAAAGGAATGCAACATTTAGACAACCTAATGCCCTGCTGTTAAAAGTGCTCAATTAACTTTTGCAATaagtcagcaaaaaaaaaaaaaattgtttaatgttaaaaaatgtgtttataataaaaatatattaatttaaacatcACTTCATAAGAGAAACTTGCAGCACTGATGGATGACAGAATCATGCTGCAAACAGAAAAATAATCAGTAATGCAGCATTTCTCCATGCAATCTACGTTAGTCAGTAAGAGTCATTTTCCCTGTGTGTGGTTCAGTTCTGTAAGATATGCTTCATGTCCACAAGGAGGAGCTGGAAAATGAGTTGTTTAAAAATAGACTTTACAAGTGTGCAAATATCAGAACATGAAATAAATTATTGATTCTgaacttaaataaaaaacataactcaaaaatgttatatttgaaGCACAAACAAATAGTAAAATAGTACTGCAAGACCTCTTGTCTCTTCTACTGTTTGTGTTTACATTTCGGCCATGTGCTATATGCCTACTGCAGTTCAACACATTGgacatttcattatttttctctTAACGTTACCCTTTCAGTTGAGAAGCTGATCATCCGTTAGATGCCATGTTTATCTGCTGCTTGAGACCATTTAAAGAAGATCACAGACgtgatttaatatatataaaactaaaaacgCATCCCGTCTCCAACGACACACTTCTAGTTTGTTTTCATGCATTAAAACTACTGACACTGATTCACTTCCGCTCCACTAGGCGGCGTCTGCGGCTTTGACGTTCAGCGTGACTGTGACACCTTTAGAGCCTCATCAACAACAAGACACTGATGACAGCCGCCTCGACACGActgattatttatgctttaaggccattaaattacagttactgcAGATGACAGCTCAGTTACAGACTGTCACTCAACAACATGTATTTCAGCTCAGCAGCACAAACGACACGCTGTTGTCAAGCATCAAGGATGTCACGCGACTCACCTGTAAGTAACTTCACACAATTACTCCGTTTCTCTTTTAAACTCGTTAGCGCTCATTATATTGCATTTTACGACGGTTTAAAACGTACTTTGTTTACATGTTGTTCTTGATGAGAACCTTGTTATGTGAATTCAGGATGGTGATTCTTCTAAAGCTTAGGTACACTCAATAAGCAGTTGTGTTTTTCTCTGCTGGTGTTTTAGTGTGGTGTAGACATTGAATAAGCTTATTTTCTGAGTTAAAAGATGTCTGAATCTCTGATGCTTCTGCTTCTTTATGACACCTTTATGAGCTTTGTGATATTAGACACCTTGTCACCTGATTGAGGTAAACTAGTTTTTACATACACACCAACTTTGCAATCCTTGCACATTTAAATAGTGAAactagcagctaatgactatcaaagtccTACATTGTTTACTGTCAGATAAATAGTGAAAATGTTGTTTTACCctcaattttgttttaaaatagctGTGGACCATGAACAGAAGCTGCAGCGTCCACTGAGTGATCAGTTCTAGCATTCATCCTGTCTGTCTTATTGTtgcattatattttgttttgtaaagtaATGTTTTGGGGTGATTTTAATAGGGTttctataattttaaaatgtttataaatatagtCTAACTTcatttatgcagtttttttctTTACCCAGCATTGATTTGACCCTTTATAGTGTGCAATATAGGATTTATTTCACTATTCTCTGTTTATTCTGCCTTATATTAGAGATAAGAACTTTTAATAGTGAAAAATTTGtaattaatgtttttcttttttttttttttttcaaaatacgtGATTTCACGTTTTCTATAAATATACCAATTGAACTAATGTTTGTGTGAGATCCTCGTGGCCTAGTGGTCAGTGCTCATGGTGTGAGAGCTAAACTGATCACAGGAGACCGGGGTTCGAATCACCACGGTGTTGCAAACTGTTGgaattttttccaaaaaaaaaagatttttttaaaataaaaaaactttttccccctCCTCTTTCTGCTCTGCCTCTCTCTCCTCCCAGGTCCGCCTCACTTCTCCGCTGCACCTCTCTAGTCCGCCTTCACTTTGTCTTAGTCCGGCCTACCTCACTCGGTCTCTGTTTTACCGCCCCAGGTTTGTCCTCCACTCTCATTTGCATTGCCAGCCAAGTCATGTTTGTGCTCTGGTCCGTGTTTCACATTGTACTCTGGTCCGTGTTTCACATTGTGCTCATTTACCCTTGAGCCTCAGGTACTTGCCCTCTTATTCGTTTTACCGCCCCAGGTATGTACTtaggtgggattcgaacccatgccACATCCGTAACCTTGTCCGCAACCAACGGTGTTTAGCCAGTAGTGCCATCGTGGCTTTCACGCTGAGATGGGGTGTTTGGCACACTTTGTTGGATCTATCCACAACAATAAGTAATAGTGAGATTCGAACCCAGGACTCCAAGATTAAAGGCTAACACTTTATCGACTGAGCCACTGAGCTAGTCAGGTGAAATGTGGTTTTCGGGTGGATATAAAGAGTGTTTCGTGCTTAATTCTGAAAAAAGAGAAgagctgggattcgaacccacattTTTTGGATCAAATTCTTTAGTCAATGCTattaaccactacaccactgcggcttgtgttgtggtgtgtgttgTATACTATGTATTGTTGTTTATTCTGTTACTGATAAAAAATTTTAAGCTCAGTGTGCCTTAAGCAGGGTTTGAACCCAGAACTTCAATGTTAAAACACATCGTTTTTATTTATTGAGCCACAGAGTCAGACAAGCAGAACTATGTTTTCGTAAAAATAACAGAGATCTTTTGCAGTTTATCAGTAAAAACGATCTTGCACTGCTTTTGGCTTaaatgggatttgaacccacaacCTTAAGATTGAAACTCAAAGGCATAATCAATTGAGCCACTGAGCCAGACAAGCTAGAGAGTGTATTTGACAGGGTCACACTGAGATCTTTTGCATTTTATCAGTGAAAAAAAATTTTTCACACTGATTTTAGCATAAGCGGGATTCAAACCCACAATCCCAAGTTTTAAACACAAAGTTTTTATCAATTGAGCCACTGAGCCCCACAAGCTGAAAAGAGTTTTTGACAGGGTAATAATGATATGTTTTGCTATTTATctgtaaaaaaaagcattttgtacTGATTTTGGCATGAGCGAGATTTGAACCCACAACTTCAAAGGTAAAACTCAAAGTGTTTATTAATTGAGCCACTGAGCCTGACAAGATAAATTAGGACTTTGACAGGGTGATAATGGGATCTTTTGTATTTTATCGATTAGAAAAACATTTTGCACTGATTATGGCATAAGTGAGATTTGAACCCACAACCTCAAGATTAATACACACAATTTTAATAAGTTGAGCCACTAAGCCGGACAGGTTAAAGCAGGATTTTGACAGGGTGATAATGAGATCTTTTGCTGtttatcagtaaaaaaaaacattttgcactGAATTTGGCATAAGCGGGAGTTGAACCCATAACCTCAAGATTAAAACGCAAGGTTTAAATCAACTGAGCCACTAAGCCGATTAAGTTGAAATGTGTTTTTGACTGGGTGACATTGACATCCTTTGCATTTTATCAGTACAAAACATTTTGCACTGATTTTGGCATAAGTGGGATTTGACTCAATTAGAGATTAAGTTAAGATCATCAGTAGCAGGATTCGAACCCGGGTCTCCCTGATAAAAGCACACAGGTTTAGTCAATTGAGCTACTGAAACAAAAGTCTCATGGGGTGCTTTGTTGCATTTGTGTTTATTGATGATGTTGTGCACAAGTATTTTAGAAAATGCTCAATAAAAGCCAATTTACAGCAGCTATGCTCTTCTCAGACTCTGTGGCTCAGCTTATTAAAGTACCGTCCTGTAATCttggagacccgggttcaaaaCCTCACTCTTGATGACCTTCATTTGTAATTGTGTGTGTTCAATTATGTCATAAAGGATTTTCAAATTGAAATCAGCAATCATTGGATTTGACCTCAGGACTCTGAAAACTTTGATCAGCAAAGCCTCTGAGTCTGAGaaactttatttgtgtttttatgggAGTTAGATCATtgagtatttagtttttttatgctCTGGAATTAACAAGATTTGTGGGGCTTGAATTTAGTTAATGAGCAAATGAACCAATAAAGGAAATACTGaggcagctgtgtttgatcaaacAACCTTTGCACTCAAGGGATTTGAATCCACCTCTTCAGATGTTTAAGGCCACTAGTGCCTTTATGAATTTATCTTGGGTAAATCATCATTTGattgttttaatgtaaacagTGGTGAAATATGAGCTCACAACACCTTATCACCTGAGCCTGAGCTGTGGAAATGTGCTTTGGACAGTTGTGTTGAGAGGTTTTGTTTAATTGATAGAAAATGTCTGCAGGAGTGGGATAGGCATCGTtcctcaaatatttttttaattaattcaatttcaGCATTCATGAAACTGAAATATGTTTGAAATGTGCAAACAATCACAAAAACTTAATTCATTTCAGCCTTTAATTGATTGAAAATACATAACTTAGACATCACTTTTTTAATCTTAATTTCTGCTGGAATAAAAGAAAAGAGTTGAGTCAGGAGATTTCTATCAGTGCTGTTGAGCTTGATTAGCAGCTTCAGGTGTTTTTAATGAGGCTTAAACTGCTCTACAGCTGCAGGATTACACACTCTTCATTTCCTGTCCTCTTGCTGTTTTCATGCAGATGCACAAATCCTCCACAAGTGGGCACAACATTGACACATTGATCAGGCTTTCttcattaaatttttattaaatgtgatGTTTGTCTGTAGATTGATGTGTTAATATGATGACCAGTCCTGAGCTTCACATCCTCCTCATCAGAGACACAGAGAAAGATTCAGTTAAACCTGCTACTGGAAGAGAAAAATAAGTCAAACaatgttgtatttaaaaaaaaaaaaagatcaacaagtaggtttaatataatataaggacaatatattatattaaccaTACTTGTTGACCccaatacatacagtatatacatacagttaaaggtAAATTATTTGCCCTCTTGTAAAATGTCagttcttttttcaaatatttcccaaatgctgtttaacggagagtagattgtttttttttcaaaacatttttaaacaagttttaatttctaataaataatttatttagtctgtcatgatgacagaataATATTATACTAGCTATTTAGCAAAATCCTCGTACTAAGCTTAAAGTGCATTTATACACTTAACTAGGGTAACCAGGCACAggttaacagtggtttgttctgtagccaatcagtaaacaatatttcttaagggggctaataatattgaccttaaaaatattgatacaaaaaataaatagcttttattccaaccaaaccaaaaacaaaaaaaaagatctaaaatataaaatgggaaatattgtgaaacatttccttgctctgttaaacatcacttgagagatgtttgaaaaaataaatcatttctcAGGAAGactttatattgttattattatttatatacacatttaaattgtgaattattataatttttttattataatataaacatttaatattattgatattaacaTTAAccctaaacaaaagaaaaaacaaaaagccTTAAAATACTAAAAGCGTGTGGAAAATGAGGATCAaacttataaaaacatttatcttattaatataaattagaaAACATTTGTCTTTAAAGTGATTTAAGCCTCTCGAGCTgtaatttatttttctctcttaTAATTTTTCTGTAAACCTTTATTTTCACCATTAATTATTAAGTCATACCGATGTTAATGTTGCTCTGATCGACAAGGATCTATTAGTTTGACTAAATAactctacattttttttcttactgattacatttttattttcttcaataaTTTAACAGTACCATCAGTTTACACATTTCTACATCCTTTTAACACCCCCTTTCCCCTCCTCTTCCCATCAGTGGGAGTTACAGCAATTCAATTTTGCTATCATAAATCCAGTAAATACAGATAAatgatataaattaaaataaaggggCAGCACTAATATggtaaaaatagtaaataaaaaaaacacaatgataaaaatacttaaataacactTTCACCATGTCCTTTTTTCATATGCTGCCACCTTCCCCAGTTCCATAACCTGCTGAACGCCATTCCCCTCATAATAACAACTGTATTTTACATCATCTTCTATTTCTCTCACTCTAAACTGTTAAAACTTGCAGCAGGTTAACAGTGTATTTtatcaaaattgtgatttttttttttaacaaaccttTACATTTCACATCcagaataaattagcattttcaagtcgtctcttaatttttttttatagctaATTTGTTAAAGATGTACATTGGAAGAAGTTTTGGTCATTGCCTATCAATTGTTTTTGcacaaataaatttaaagaaaGACAGATCTAAATGAAAAGTTTACAGCGTTAAATTTGCGTTTTTATTGACCCTAACACAGTTAACAATATAAATTTGCGACAATTTTGAAACTTTAGATGAAGCAcagcaaaaaaatacaatatgcaggttacaaattaaagaaaatatacagttaaaaaagaaagaaaacgaatcagaaaaaaagaaattatatatatatatatacatacatatatatatatatatatatatatatatatatatatatatatatatatatatatatatatatatatataaaacttaaaCCAGAAGGAAATGTATATAAGGTTATAGCCATATTTGacttctaaatatatttttttatgctcATTAAAGATAAAATAAGACTTATAATCAATTAGTAAAATAGCCAGCGTTGGAGTCCTACCCACAAAAATATACGTATAAATCATTTGCATTCTAGAGGAGTGACCCTTCAAAAAGGAAATGATAGTAAATGACaagaacaacacaaacacaaggtCTTACCTCTCCTGTCCATCAGCAGATGAGCATCATTACAGTCAATGTCTGTCCACATGCTTCTGCTGGATGAATGTGTCGCTCCAAACATATACCTTATTCTGCAGAGCAAAGACAGACATTAATAAACCATCTTTAATGGTTTACACTGTTTTCATGTGAGGCAAACACTGCATATTCACACTTAAAACTAACTCTATGAACAAACATCAGCCTTGATTATTAGCAACATGATCCATGTGTTCTTCTGAAGGCTTGACAGAGAGTTCAGCAATAAAGCAGCAGCATGTAAACAAAACCTAAATGAGCCAACAGAGGAGATTACATCCAGCAATACATTACATTCGTAAACAcaaacaacttaacagacagacTGGTGACATTTTTAGCCTGTTAAAGGTGATATTTGAGTTTGTAATTGAGTTCATCAACAACTTTGATCAGTTTTTACCACATTAGTTATGTTGTGGGCCGATCCGGATCCTTTAATGAACTTACAAGAGATGTTTCTCCAACTGAAAACCACCAATCACCATATCATCTGCTGCAACCGGCCATCTCACCTTTTCTGTTGTCATTATCAACACTTATACACATATTGGCCACAAGAGGGAGCCAATAATCAGCTGTTTGTCGCATTTCTCCATTTATGGTAGAatggaaatgtttaaaatatgagGCACATCTTGAGAAATCATTAATTCTAACATTCTTTCTCGGTCAGCTTATTTTATTATACGCTGAAAccgttttttttaaggttttgccACTTTATCTTATGTCTCCTCCATCAACCCCAATAATGTCCAGCTGCAGAGCCTCGCACTACGACCTTTATTTTGCAAGAATACTACATCCGCTGTGTTGATGTTGTCATGCTGGAGCTAAGCTAGTTGACGGCTAGCATTGACAAACTCTGGAACAGTCGAGCATTCGGGACCATTGTCacttatttattcagtttgttgtcGTCATTTTAAACCTTAATCATGATGCAATTCATAGTAAGTATTGACATCTGCTCGTGTGTTTATAGTCCTGTTTCCAGCCGCTTGCTAATTCACACTACATCAGCTTAGCGAATAACCAAGTGTCTGGTAGATAACGAAAGTGTTTTAAGTCTTCGATTAACTTAGATTTTTAAGTAGGCATTTGTAATATTCACTATGTATTTGACTAATTGTGCCTCATTTGTGTTTTTCCAGCTTGGCTTCACTCTGGGGAACGTGGTTGGCATGTATTTAGCTCAAAACTACGAGGTTATAAATGTCATATTTGTTCATATTAAGTTAATAACCGTGTGATTGTATACGTTTGTCTACATTAATGGGCAACAAACTAGTTAATCTAGTATAGAAACATGTGTAAATGCCATTAAATGTGGTGTCAGTACGTTAATTAAATTGGTGTGTCCATGCCTTGTTTTCAGGTACCAAACATTTCAAAGAAAATCGAGGCCTTTAAGAAGGACGTGGAAGCCAAGAAGAAACCTCCAGAATGAGGGACACATCCTGATGAAAACACAGATAATCATTATATGGCCAATGTTTAAGAGAGTGGATCATATATATAGTAGGCCTACATATTGTTAAGTGCGAGGAAGAAATGCACAGTATATTCCTAGTGTCAAATAGTGCCTCATATCGTTTTAAAAATGGacgtttttcatttttattacagtatattttcTCTATTTCTTAAAGGGATATGTTTAAACCTGATTGATTTGCTGTTACAAGTTGGAATATTATCCCTTAATATATTTTGAGGGCCACTTATAATCTAAAGAAGCAGTCAAAGCAAATCCAGCTTTCAATGCAGTTTCTCTGTATTTATTGAGGAGCGACATGTTTGCAGTGCAAATTGTTGAAGAAAATTAGAAACTGCTATTACAATGTTTTTCAAGACCAATAATTAAAGTGTTCAATCAAAAGCTTCTTAATGCTAACGTGTATTAAAGTGAGCATATGCAAATAAAGATTTTAAGTTGTCAACTGTTTCTTATTTTTCGTAATATTGTATTCATCTATTTATGTGTGTTCAgcatatgtacaaatatataatGAAATTAAGCTTTTTTCCACGGttcatgctaaatatttagtaaaatatgtgTATTTGTTGATCTTGATATGAAGTGTCAATAATAACATTAAGAAGCGGCTTGTTTGCGTGGTGTTATATACATGGCACACGAAAGTGAACGGTAAGGTCTGTGTAGATAGGTGTTGAAACCGTGACACTTGGGTTATTGTTAGCTATGCCTAGCACTTGTaataagtttttttaatgttttattttgttttacctaTTGAGTTTTTGTACTTCTACACAATTGTATTATGCATTTCATATTTTTGTACACATCTGGCATTGTCCTTGCATTAATAACAAATCTAGATAGTATGACGTTTCAGCTGCGGATACGCacgtcaatatagcatcatttttgtaacaacaattgaaatgtttacagtactgtgacaggGTGGGGGTACGCGTTAAATACCCTTTATTGGgtaatatataacataaataatactctgtacaaatactgtttttacgttactgtgacggttgggatGGGGGcaaacgttaataaaatacaattaatgggaaacttcattcattttcttttcagcttggtccctttattaagcagtggtcgcacagcggaatgaactgccaactttggaaaataaaaatatttgttgatatTAACTGTCGATAATAACAAAGAACCGTCAAAGGTTTTAAACAGCGTAGAAAGTTTCACAAGCGAAACTAGTCTGATTTTAAATGcgtgttattattaatataaccaGCAGATGACGCAGTGCACACGGAAGTAAACGTTTTTGTGTACATAATGGCGAacatctatatatttttatttaattaaataatgtaacaTGATACACTTTAAATTATAACAAATGTCAATAATTAAAGTATCTATGTAATATAAAACTATTTCGTTCATTTAAACACGTCATGACCGGGGATGCAAACACAAATTAAATCCCTTAAACATGCattcgtttttttattattattaagtgattGTAATGCGTCGCAAATATAAAATTAGCTAAATCAATGAGTAATACGATCAGTTGTAAACTTCGTTCTCGTAAAGTTTCACCGGAAGCTGAAAGTGAGTGTTTCCGGTACGCGTGGCCGCTTCTGTGACAGCTGCTGCTGCTCGAGACAGAGAAGATGATTTCGCTCAGCGACTCGCAGAGTAAGAGGAAAAAACCCCGTAAAACTCGTCCTGTTTCTCTGACAGCTCCTCTACAGACTCTGTCATCATGTCTGAAGGCTGTCGTGTTTATTATTCCTGCTGTTTGaatagttgtgtgtgtgtttataatgaTGCAGCTGCGTGCAGATGTCAGCGACAGTAACGAGTCTCACGCTAAAGTCATTTGCGTTTAATAACATGTCGGGAAACAGATGCAATGCATGATCTGGATTAAATGTTGACTGCATGAAGACAGAGCTGCTGTCAATACAGTTTCAGCAATGTGATATTGGACATTTTAAAGAAATGACCATTGGCAATATTGTCTAAAGTTCGTGTGTTATTAAATGTCACCTGTTGTTATTATTGATGGTGCTTTCTCTGTCTACAGAAATAGGAATGGGGCTGACAGGATTTGGGGTATTCTTCCTGTTTTTTGGGATGATCCTGTTTTTTGATAAAGCTCTACTTGCCATAGGAAATGTGAGTGGTGATTTTATTAACGatgttttaattataatatttcaaTTACATATGAAATACTGTGTTTAGTATAACACATTATTCAAAATTAAGatcataataattaatttagtattCTGCTTATTGTTTTCTTCatccatttttacatttaaaatatgcagtaatatctgtataatgtaaaataatggtaAAAACTTTTGATTGCAAAAATGTATTATGTTCATTgagtaatataataaaaataaacaacattttaaaatacaatgtcTGGGTTTGAACAGGTTGTTAATTGGATCATCTATTCTACACAGTGTTTTTCATTATTGATTTTTACTGATATTTTAGTCATCCTTTATTGTGGCTCTCTCTCTCGCCTTATCCCTTTAACTGCCCGCTCTACAAGTTCGTTTTGTCTATTTCAAATAGTGACTGTTGAAGTCATTGAAAGAGTGAGTGTTTTAagtaatggtttacacacagcattgttagtttacaaaaacaataaacaatcctgtcacactactacacttgattttagttttattgtatgaaaaaacaagaaaaaaatgttttaatttgattgttttttaaaataaattggtcttgcactttatattttctgattttcatagtatatgtattaattccagtacttttaccataaactgatATATTAACCATTTAGTAGAGGCTAATAtgttagaaattatgggatgtgttgaaaaaagtccATTAACTAGCGACATTATAAGAAAtccaatccttttttttttgtcttggtgGGACGGTTAAAAGGTTAAAGCGGAGTTTCCCTTATAACCCAGAGTGAGTTTGTCCGTGTCTGACCTGTGTTTTCGCTCTTCTTGTCTGTCAGATCTTGTTCGTTGTAGGTCTGGCGTTCGTCATCGGGTTGGAAAGGACCTTCAGGTTCTTCTTCCAGAAGCACAAAATGAAAGCCACCAGCTTCTTCTTGGGAGGCGTCTTCGTGGTGCTGATAGGATGGCCCATCGTCGGAGTCGTCCTAGAGTTTTATggcttctttcttttatttaggTATTTGCACAGGATTGACAAACTGTGTCAAGACAAACTGTGCAACAACACAAACTCTCAATAGTGATGTTAATGGGTGACTGTCTCTTTAATTGGCCAATGCTTACACTGACAGACTGTAAATGAATATAGAAAAATGATCCACTAATAATATATGAggaaaaacaaactaataataataaaatatataacatactactaataatatataCTACCTATTCTAGTAAATTGAATATACCTAATTTATGCAAGAATAATGATGTTCACATAAACAATCACAATATATAgtattaaacaaacatacatttttttctaataaGGTATAACAAATATAATCCAtagctaaaataaaagtaatatgtCAATACTCTTGCCggaacataaatatatttattatagtatttgagaaaaactaaaaactaaaactaatgttaATAAATTCTGTAACATCCTACtatttacaatataataatgtactaaatatctaaaataataatgttcacacacacacctatatcaACCACAGCTGAAATATAAGTAATAGAATTAcagtaatataattaaaaatataactgttttattttaaaatattaatgttatattaattcattattataatgttaaaatatttgattgtttttaataaaaaaaatgaacttaATTTACTTAATTGAACATTATTAATATGGTTTGTAGTTTTTGGAACTGACATCTccaaataatatacaaaaaaccCTGCATATTAGCTCATGATATGGAAGTCTATCCTAAAATAATCTTCCATTTCTTCACTTGTAGGGGTTTTTTCCCAGTGGTGGTGGGCTTCATCAGAAGGATTCCTGTGTTGGGCTATTTGCTCAATCTTCCCTTCATTAGCGGGGTAAGTTTACAGTAATTAAAACAGGGTGATGaagaaaggagagagagagagagcgcatgCTGGTCTTTTGGGTTTTCTCTCTCAATAATGATCCTCTGAGATTGCAGTGAATTTAACTCATGTCCTAATCAGGCATGGCTTAGGTAAAAACCACAAGATACACAACACCTATATAACAAACATGAGCAGCCAGAGagcaagaataaataaaatattgctgcaggatatgtttatgtttgttcctgtgttttttttatattactgagATACTGTTGCAGTTTTTATTAATCagttaaatttatattaattttatagtTAATCGTCTTtgtatttattacttttgtcattaattttaaaatatacatgttTGTGTAGATTTTAATTCATTAAAGTTTTAGTTCCaggtttaagtttttaatttttaattttattttctttcattagatattttattcattattagtgacctgtttttttattacagaaatagataaaaaaaaaaaaacagctctagTCCACAGCACTAGTGTAAATATTGAATCATGACACGTTACTGAAGTATCTGAATCATTAAGTCATGTCTGGTTAGGACACTGTCTGAATGCAAATTCACGTTTGCTTTTGCTTGCTTGAGCAGCTCTAAAACCAGCAGGCTTTCACTCGAAATGTACTACAAAtcaaagagaagagaagagaataCCTTTAAAGAAATGCTACAAGATAATATTTTGTGGCTTGGGTTATATGTTTGGTGGGGGAAAAAAATTTGTTCAAAGTTTTGTAAAACActgtcattttaaaacagttaagAGGAAATACCTGGGGAAAACATGCActgctgtttaaatgtttatattttaatcgttttttatgttacttttacTCAGTAAGTTTCTCTTCAATTGATCAACATGTCAGTCATGGCATTTAtaaattttaatgacattttaaaaataatttttaatgacattttatttaaataaatgacaaaaagttATTTTTCTGAAATGATCATTCATACTTCACTCAACTAACTgcagaaataaa
The Danio rerio strain Tuebingen ecotype United States chromosome 4, GRCz12tu, whole genome shotgun sequence genome window above contains:
- the stmp1 gene encoding short transmembrane mitochondrial protein 1; translated protein: MMQFILGFTLGNVVGMYLAQNYEVPNISKKIEAFKKDVEAKKKPPE
- the golt1ba gene encoding golgi transport 1Ba encodes the protein MISLSDSQKIGMGLTGFGVFFLFFGMILFFDKALLAIGNILFVVGLAFVIGLERTFRFFFQKHKMKATSFFLGGVFVVLIGWPIVGVVLEFYGFFLLFRGFFPVVVGFIRRIPVLGYLLNLPFISGYVDKMSESNNMV
- the golt1ba gene encoding golgi transport 1Ba isoform X1, giving the protein MISLSDSQKIGMGLTGFGVFFLFFGMILFFDKALLAIGNILFVVGLAFVIGLERTFRFFFQKHKMKATSFFLGGVFVVLIGWPIVGVVLEFYGFFLLFRGFFPVVVGFIRRIPVLGYLLNLPFISGPS